The following nucleotide sequence is from Deltaproteobacteria bacterium.
TGCCGGTGGTGCGAGTACGACCGAAGCGATCGAAAAGTGGCTTTTGTTGATAGATGCCGCTACGAACGAAAGTCGCCGGATCGTCAAACACTAAGGGAGAATGATTGCGGCTACGCACTGCGAGTGACTGGGTGGTCGCGATATTGGCGATGAAGTTGCGTTGCCCTTTGGCGTCCATGCCATCAGCAAGACGACCCAACCACCCCAGCTTCTCCCCAGCATTGGGTGCTCCAGTATGCCAGAAGCCCATCGACAAGAAGTGGGAAAGCGTCGGTTTTTCATACCCACAGCCATGCACGACTGCGAGCTTGCCGTCTTTGTAGAGTTTCTCGAACCCGGCCATCGACGGATGAAAACCGAAATGGTCGTCAATCTTTCGTACCTTGTTAACGGGAATGCCGATGGTTGGGCGATGCTTGTAATAGGCATCATTACCATACGGCACGACGGTGTTTACCCCATCGTTGCCACCGGAGAGTTCAACAACCACGAGAACGCGCTCGGCTTCGCGGGCTTTGGTGCCGTCCTCCGTAGCCGCTAAGGCTGAGGCTGCAGTTTGAAAGAAGGCTGGCAAGCCTGCCGAGATGCCAAGGCCGTAGAGACCAAGTCGTAACGCATCACGGCGAGTGATTGAACAAGAAGAGCATGATTTAACCGACATATTTGATCCTTATTCTCAACAGTTGTTCTCAAAGCGAGAGAAGAACGTCATAGCGAGCGTAGCGAAGCAATGACGTAACAACCTAACCGTTGCATATAGCCTGTTACCCAAGCTGATACTCAGGCGTACTCATGATGGCATGGACGAGCAAACGTACAGGTTCTTCGAGATAGGTCATTGCTGATTGAATCTTCTCAGTACCTAACTCTTTGGTGAAAAAGTCGATCAATGCTTGCCGATCATCTGCCGCGAGCGGTGCACGTAACAGGCGCGCCGTAAAATAATCAACAACCGCAGAAGGAGTTTCCAGCTTCGCCTTGGTCACCATTTGTGTGAAATTGACCTGTGCGGCTCGCCGAGGAATTGGCTTAACCCGACGAAAGGCTTCTTCCCAGCCGTGGGTGCTGCCATAACGAGTGTTGTAATCTTCATCAGCACCGGCCATCTGGTTGAACATCGACATGCTGCCGCCCGAATAGTCGACCGCCTCTTCTTTGGTCGCCTCGGTAATCTCGATACCCTGCGCCACTTTGACGGCCACCAGGCGGTTCTGCTCAGGCATATATTGATCAGGAGCTTTGAAGTTTACGACATCAGGAAAGAGCACCTCACGCGCAAAGTTCCCGCGCGCCAGCAACAACGCAGGCGTGACCCAACTGCGCCCACCTTCCCAACCAGCGACATTGGGCGGATGAAACAATTCTTGTCCGAGGTTTTCGGTGATGGTGTTGAAATCTGGGATGCCAGGGACTTCCGTCAACCCTAACTTACGATAGGTCGAAATGGCGAGATGCACCGGGCTCTTAATCTGAGTGCCATACGAGGGCTGGCTATAAAAATCACGTGACAAAAAGATTGCCGTCAATAGTGGCTTCATTTCATACTTATTGTCATACAAAATCTTGCCGAGTTTGGCAGACTGTTCAGGAGAAATGTCATCACGAACAAAATGGCGGTAGAGCTTGCTAGCAATGAATCGCGCGGTCACCTCGCGTGAGAGAATGATATCGATGACCTCGACACCATCGAATTTTCCGGTCTTGCCCAGCACGGTTTTTTCGCCATCATCATGCAGCTCTGGTTTCACAACAAACTTGAGGCTGTCGTTGGTCCAACCAGTGAACGCCCGTGCGGCTTCGCGAATGTCATGCTCAGTGTAATTCCCCACACCCATAGTGAAGAGTTCGAGAATCTCACGCCCAAAGTTTTCGTTGGGCTTCCCCTTGAGGTTTTCTCCGGCGTCGAGATAGACCAGCATTGCTGGGTCTTTGGCGACACCAATCAACAGATCGCGAAAATTGCCATTACCATGTTTGTGAAACAGTGCGAGCTGTTGCATCAGCTTGCGATAATCGCGCACTTTAACATCAGAGGTTGCGAAATGACCGTGCCAAAAGAGGGCAAGCTTCTCTTCGAGCGGGCGCTTGGTGCGCAACATACGGTTGGCCCACCATTGCCCACCGCGGTGCATTTCCATCACATCCGCACGCAGCCAATAGAAGAAGCGATTGATGATCGGCTGCAGCGGTCGGTCTCCGCCTGGTTTGACCTTGATGCCCATCGCTTCGCCTTTTTCGCGCGCGATGCGGACGACATCCTCACGACTCTTCGGAAAAGGCTCGATCGTTGCATCGAAAATTCCCGACTCATCAAAAGGCGGGAGCTGGGCATTGTCGAAGCTCTGATACTGCACCACCCAATTCACCGCAGCCTCAGGAGGCATTGCTGCCAAACGGTCGATTTCCTCAGGCGTGCCGCCAAAGCCTGCACGTTCCAAGAGATGGGCCGCACGATTGTAACTCCAATCGGCTTGGGTAATGGGCATCAGATTATCAACCCACGAAGCTGGACCAGCGGCAGCACCGCCACGTTGAGCCAGGTCCTTGTCGTCCGCTATTGCCAATGCAGCGAGCGCAAGCGGCAGGAGTAACGCTGTTGTTCGTAGCGTGAACTTCAGCCTCAAGGCTACACGTCGTTTCGTCATCATCTCTACCCTCCATTATGTGGGCGGTATTCCACCATTCCACGCGGAAAAGTGCAATGGTTGAGCGTGAAGTTACTTCATATATTACGATTATTGACAGAAAAGAGCACCGTGAACTACAGTGTCGTGCATGAAATCAGAAGTATATAGTTGGCGTCTTTCTCCGACATTGAAGCATGCCCTAGAAGAGGTCTCTCGTCAGGAAGGTGCTCCAATCTCCACCTTGCTTGAGCGGATCGTTGCCGATTGGTTATCTGTCCATCGCCAGGAACGAAATCAGCTAGAAACCGAACAAGAGCGATTGCACGCGGCTGCAGCGGCGACTTTCGGCGCGATTCAAGGGCATAATCCTAAGCGTTCAGAACAGGTGCGCTCTCTCGTGCGAACGAGATTGGTCAATCGCCGTGCGTCTTAAAGGTTTAATCGACACTGGAGCTATTCTTGCGCTCGTGGATCGAGGTGATCGTTGGCATCGTGCGTGCGTTGATGCAGTTGCGGAGTTTGCTCTTCCGTTTGTTACATCGGCATCCGTTCTTGCTGAACTCTTTCATCTAGTTGGAGATAATCCCCACGAGGTAGAAGCAGCATGGGCATTTCTCCGTTCTGGAGCGGTGACGGTTGCTGCTATCGATGATGCCGATATGCCAGTCCTGCATGCCCTG
It contains:
- a CDS encoding DUF1501 domain-containing protein → MSVKSCSSCSITRRDALRLGLYGLGISAGLPAFFQTAASALAATEDGTKAREAERVLVVVELSGGNDGVNTVVPYGNDAYYKHRPTIGIPVNKVRKIDDHFGFHPSMAGFEKLYKDGKLAVVHGCGYEKPTLSHFLSMGFWHTGAPNAGEKLGWLGRLADGMDAKGQRNFIANIATTQSLAVRSRNHSPLVFDDPATFVRSGIYQQKPLFDRFGRTRTTGNSSLDFLTGIAENATESASFVRQAWADYKTPVDYGANAAGLGLDLRKVSALINAKMPTRLYYVPYAGNVFDTHVHQPDTHNRLLTYTADALRAFVDDLKRIGRDSDVAVMVFTEFGRRVPENTSKGTDHGTATPMFVLGGPVKGGLYGKPVSLTELDDGNLLYTTDFRRVYATVMQQWLGYNDTASLLRGEFEMFPMFV
- a CDS encoding DUF1800 domain-containing protein is translated as MPITQADWSYNRAAHLLERAGFGGTPEEIDRLAAMPPEAAVNWVVQYQSFDNAQLPPFDESGIFDATIEPFPKSREDVVRIAREKGEAMGIKVKPGGDRPLQPIINRFFYWLRADVMEMHRGGQWWANRMLRTKRPLEEKLALFWHGHFATSDVKVRDYRKLMQQLALFHKHGNGNFRDLLIGVAKDPAMLVYLDAGENLKGKPNENFGREILELFTMGVGNYTEHDIREAARAFTGWTNDSLKFVVKPELHDDGEKTVLGKTGKFDGVEVIDIILSREVTARFIASKLYRHFVRDDISPEQSAKLGKILYDNKYEMKPLLTAIFLSRDFYSQPSYGTQIKSPVHLAISTYRKLGLTEVPGIPDFNTITENLGQELFHPPNVAGWEGGRSWVTPALLLARGNFAREVLFPDVVNFKAPDQYMPEQNRLVAVKVAQGIEITEATKEEAVDYSGGSMSMFNQMAGADEDYNTRYGSTHGWEEAFRRVKPIPRRAAQVNFTQMVTKAKLETPSAVVDYFTARLLRAPLAADDRQALIDFFTKELGTEKIQSAMTYLEEPVRLLVHAIMSTPEYQLG
- a CDS encoding PIN domain-containing protein, encoding MQRRLSARFKGIILSVQNRCALSCERDWSIAVRLKGLIDTGAILALVDRGDRWHRACVDAVAEFALPFVTSASVLAELFHLVGDNPHEVEAAWAFLRSGAVTVAAIDDADMPVLHALMQKYHDRPMDFADATLVRLAQRESLQTILTVDFSDFEIYRIDGRKRFRIFPTH